A genomic region of Venturia canescens isolate UGA chromosome 7, ASM1945775v1, whole genome shotgun sequence contains the following coding sequences:
- the LOC122414167 gene encoding KICSTOR complex protein SZT2-like isoform X2: MRPEIHLTVIVHTPFFTNPAQQVLVQGWLLNTENVGYLLEFIEKQLNLLEKKIALVSGMANQQLEAIRAESDQLVGGLFEEAGSNIAINAAGSMVNVSMVSPEVSFINMLRYGMLALALLPEHSCAHLIVISDGIVGVTDIHVLDSVVQQLRATTVACSFIHLGSAYHPHCANGLVPYEDLLSFIATATLGTYMPFVPQDTPAFGGEMNMYHRNFICWQLYRNENCEPSAEPKVWRTGNSLFYGHQRPQLLRKKQIDDKVTCSLSSLLCCRLRDGYLIKRVAIRDGLLEICFTLPWKSHVYLEYLASTSWPSKSLAASNTVQYTITIEAPYEFLHDITCLSKKPLKSQYRQSVVSRFWSALTALTENDNMLAHFSWFPELGWTWYNVSDTIRSGMPVFYLPSYPSAGNSVQLSEAACPQFGKIWKPVVSLDPQQWARWMHSQKITLILSHDRPLPKYLHQANQSGRFQCVQCRQAAAVLYAMLKNWSTFVLVENHTYVQFIYREAEKPPVSFSVIRINCKALCVVLNVAFSGGTEGVVRHNVVVDLLERLSKLTLPNRPTEQNETPCCAIIHKALERILIRYERVPIDLNTVIFPDDTQPMPVRGTQIPGGVLTTTLSRYLYHNRWLWNVKKPLVQTVPGIVLPRLNTTAIARILSTITKMRLAEGFSFAYSSAGIINMVMEIQMRGTTDNCSHTCTIQYVLFPPHVITNPTLDRDSDSDDDTDEGTADGEVGNEENEGSGDFQIVTEVWIEPQCGQAKLPAQPTASYIDNLTYHQLPDAISLVDEECINALLTLEHLSLLSQVEPSENNSEINNGYQYQASQYGQTNGWLSSSRIPRQSTMSEGLLEGLPIPDQKIHPMFFNFDTLSILPKCHQAELLYSMFADGPNYTDEERDDANSILMDILLEHMKRLHSKELLFNDRESQRFTEMLLARPRDDGPSLPFSPYLDKKARNEIRWRCFVKGVSVTHVIITMIPASDKDVKSIMSSCENSGEDIVRLGKTNELLEALTPIREMIDERTRDSFSSGDSPRKSKMSTDLRMSDFDLNTPSLTTTAESTPKVERRRNVFPSNAKPRLILPVYVYDCSLSLLIEVLINKARSSRIKDTYEDHTFTLGEQVREDYVNLKSGNDVKPTSPEPKSEDSDNLSNDQRSLMEHCKLLSLAHCHCYVVAVYKSLALQLPLSYEDMEAAVEQCEEALIEINITDYLRTVCRHLGNSSNTEWSTNLGSSMCVDAQPLHNLIKEKFRRIITVAFEPVPAHPEFYYCSPSHNSDRMDQMEYQRSDSEDDLEGFMFHSETNDCKMENPSGKANQVTNATWPASNVAHDETKRPCYDSTESLISDLREDINRTKEQPLFLQLSCSVHVRSTLSSVPVKLLPTCLTEIRQCLDDYLDCNSDDFKITLDIICLNLPKDVLEINLERGNGPLRTTSFRSSSPAGSARTESESSPGNDTQNSENEPARERIDHLPLHQHHAITILTSEIEWLLKDEIATALLDKSPPSEETLKFVAQHVSDSNDRPSCHKDKVPLQFVYSSNNSSPKFYEELQNLRIDRYSIRQTSNFFYLIKNPVISETGPCEESSEISRNENEEPTGKEDKTGGIFLDMDDPTSVSHDANSRTSKQDSGDPPGCNSEISSIGDGHPGTDDGYEGDSSNSEDDCNWLVDLDEQRTLLPNFWLILQVNNDNVDIYFHCRFLEFVSLEVDRYRQVQKMVVAQITAICRRVNQYLLLESLNDTKNCDSLLEAESPEDPSWRGESTTESAGLIPNNENASSMTPGMFRCPSVWQVTFCLHPHLKTGPGRSGLSRGIKALHGVLNRFSVNNRSNMFVYRENKANVFYLRLHEQTSNGKPLQNKLSESDERLMVSRSSSVASLSQARATSLRVDQTKTADTRPRVRSFGEKDSDYLNKSDDSIVLVVHGISEPGLEIKKELIQVLQNRLDDAVLEVVSVMLARNPMCKLTPADVHFIQKPYRSPESYIQLSVQPHCLPHMDALAYYLRQNILQFLYIPKYTDPRAHYHLQDYSQPEGSSLRVVENDIFLYNQSHSSGSRGIACIALAIADSSVDQSLREKRDFPAFLRIQDFEKIVSTTPYEAENRSSSVPGAPIEFRIWKQGRVNLDTLVDKLRSAIKHATWDLITEYNLLPTALTTSENDDEKCERELKTSEENTSGVVNEEFDNYELGEEGNLHEIYHMTMAHWFQFALEMGVSSVKKHIVNFQNRHSIPTILKELQNLIRTNAPDTATRAFVLRTRQPFVLDELLPADGLLAFNPTEISTENDELRATVVTTDGTVQPLVYVPCNLTKESTETYTKSIIVARNFNQWKSTFSKTVESEILVPKDQKLLQKFNPLIQESKYVPRQRLLLAKIQNDNFVLYMYNWSKERSEKLIKQATNLGTWLSSRSTLLTNITMQKLGIFHHQPVQQTYRRDESGSQYCQNTDIESLVKFTHVSSTDGKEWSRAANRGQNLTKIGPHHHSWDRIAGQSLRDAKPNPHYPQNVDSVVKAAYDLQDVQQREKKSKEELTRLYAMWQSRSSGPNIPISSVNLCAFKQHSRLIHYCHTPLLFLPQWRLQSAATRDHSLTPVSSLFPSALTQHQLSQQSPWKMEPGSSSKDNILTAWHQQLCTSMLNEYKQYLQVLGFNPVQIDEGRQDDTEPNHSQNYYLKKSMLGGVLLFEIHLAEPFFIAKLRIVECSRLQTKASSALVNQFMLSFVDACDKIKVNMHLHSFTYDFHLRCIHSYIAGTGQWSLQQGYHLTRFLDDFVKYYSKAPNYARNLVHSDVITVSNLTTPAQTLYSYLLSHEKTYGMQVFGMAEESLDSRDSEYVLVRLQSTSLVSYCDSQDTKYTDDFDVALIVSRLEQPAHIEKSEITLKYYLMLTSKRELYPKREVENNKLGKFRTVYNVERSETSSQSDSVPEYNSNSQVCQGARKNSVIEGNLSGLNEDSQESIDSTKCENSWPEDERDGACQSVAPTPPPVPSSLIQNTGPSVTPETTSSPHPGQIRQESINYLGYYSSHEQLMQQLITTQARTARDHITDMIERGSLHCRTHLLWNKLLENKSTMNYTEFMELRSLARVEPLSSIDSRLNPLVNQPISWYQGLAKVLQNKYQEHHKQFNSPDGSVTHHLILHPSYLQAFMMLTIDLQTSRGELYAVYRKSAETSITPFNVNEVYSLVEGFVNACCFHLWIGLYSQ, from the exons ATGAGACCAGAAATTCATTTGACTGTGATAGTGCACACTccattttttacgaatccgGCCCAGCAAGTTTTGGTTCAGGGTTGGCTTTTAAACACGGAAAATGTGGGATATCTTTTGGAGTTTATCGAGAAACAATTGAATCTTTTAGAAAAGAAAATAGCTCTCGTCTCAGGAATGGCGAATCAACAGCTGGAAGCAATAAGAGCAGAAAGTGACCAACTCGTAGGTGGACTTTTTGAGGAAGCTGGCAGCAATATAGCAATAAATGCTGCTGGCTCTATGGTGAATGTTTCTATGGTTTCACCGGAAGTGAGTTTCATCAATATGCTCAGATACGGAATGCTAGCCCTCGCTCTTCTGCCAGAACACAGTTGTGCTC atttAATCGTCATTTCTGACGGCATAGTCGGAGTAACGGATATTCATGTTCTCGACTCAGTGGTTCAACAACTACGGGCGACAACCGTCGCCTGCAGCTTCATTCATCTCGGTAGCGCTTATCATCCACACTGCGCAAATGGCCTTGTGCCCTATGAAGATTTACTGTCTTTTATTGCAACCGCTACTCTTGGTACTTACATGCCCTTCGTTCCTCAAGAC ACTCCAGCATTTGGTGGAGAGATGAACATGTATCATCGAAATTTCATCTGTTGGCAACTGTATCGAAACGAGAATTGTGAACCTTCTGCAGAACCGAAAGTGTGGCGTACaggaaattctcttttttacgGTCACCAGCGACCGCAATTGTTGCGTAAAAAACAAATAGACGACAAAGTAACGTGCAGTTTGAGCAGTTTGCTGTGCTGTCGATTGCGCGATGGTTATCTCATCAAAAGGGTCGCCATAAGGGACGGTCTTCTCGAGATTTGTTTTACCCTACCGTGGAAAAGTCACGTGTACCTTGAATATCTCGCTTCTACTTCTTGGCCTTCGAAATCTTTGGCTGCGTCGAACACGGTACAATACACAATCACGATCGAAG CTCCTTATGAATTTCTTCACGACATCACGTGCCTTTCGAAAAAACCACTCAAGTCTCAGTATCGTCAGAGCGTAGTTTCACGCTTCTGGTCGGCCTTAACAGCGCTCACCGAAAATGACAATATGCTGGCTCACTTCAGTTGGTTTCCTGAATTAGGATGGACGTGGTACAATGTTTCCGACACGATAAGAAGCGGGATGCCGGTTTTTTATCTGCCTTCATACCCATCCGCAGGAAACTCGGTTCAATTGAG CGAAGCAGCTTGTCCCCAATTCGGTAAAATTTGGAAACCGGTAGTCTCGTTGGATCCTCAACAGTGGGCGCGCTGGATGcattctcaaaaaatcacgTTAATATTGTCGCACGACAGACCATTGCCAAAATATCTTCACCAAGCAAATCAAAGCGGTAGATTTCAATGTGTTCAATGTCGTCAAGCAGCCGCTGTGCTATACGcgatgttgaaaaattggtcGACCTTCGTGCTCGTTGAAAACCACACGTACGTCCAATTCATCTATCGGGAAGCGGAAAAACCGCCCGTTTCGTTCTCCGTCATAAGGATCAACTGCAAAGCACTTTGCGTCGTTTTGAACGTCGCATTTTCCGGAGGTACCGAAGGCGTCGTACGGCACAACGTCGTCGTCGACTTACTCGAAAGGCTCTCCAAACTCACGCTGCCAAATCGACCCaccgaacaaaatgagactccTTGTTGCGCCATTATTCATAAAGCTCTCGAGAGAATTCTCATCAGATACGAGCGCGTACCGATCGATTTAAATACCGTCATTTTTCCCGATGATACACAACCAATGCCTGTTCGAGGCACACAAATTCCTGGCGGCGTTCTTACCACTACACTCTCCAGATACCTTTACCATAACCGATGGTTGTGGAACGTGAAAAAACCACTCGTTCAAACTGTGCCTGGAATCGTTTTACCACGGCTCAATACTACCGCGATCGCGAGAATTCTTTCTACCATTACAAA AATGCGGTTAGCTGAAGGTTTCAGCTTCGCTTATTCGTCAGCGGGAATAATAAACATGGTAATGGAAATACAGATGCGAGGCACCACCGATAATTGCTCTCATACTTGTACTATTCAGTACGTCCTATTTCCGCCTCACGTTATCACAAATCCGACTCTCGATCGTGACAGCGATTCCGATGACGATACGGATGAAG GAACGGCCGATGGTGAAGTGGGAAACGAAGAGAACGAAGGCAGCGGTGATTTTCAAATAGTTACGGAAGTTTGGATCGAACCGCAATGCGGGCAAGCTAAATTGCCAGCTCAGCCGACGGCCTCGTACATCGATAATCTCACTTATCATCAATTACCAGATGCG ATATCATTGGTTGACGAGGAATGCATAAACGCTCTTTTGACGTTGGAGCATCTGAGTTTATTGAGCCAGGTAGAGCCGAGCGAAAATAATTCTGAAATAAATAATGGTTATCAGTACCAAGCATCGCAGTATGGTCAAACAAACGGTTGGCTATCGAGCTCGAGAATACCGAGGCAATCGACCATGTCCGAAGGCTTGCTGGAGGGTCTACCGATTCCGGATCAGAAAATTCATCCGATGTTCTTTAATTTTGATACTCTGAGCATTTTGCCAAAATGCCATCAGGCCGAACTGCTCTATTCCATGTTTGCAGATG GACCAAATTACACGGACGAGGAAAGAGACGATGCCAATAGTATTCTTATGGATATTTTGCTCGAACACATGAAACGACTCCACAGTAAAGAACTTTTATTCAACGATCGAGAATCGCAAAGGTTCACAGAGATGTTGCTCGCAAGGCCGCGCGACGATGGACCTTCGTTACCTTTTTCCCCATATCTAG ACAAAAAGGCTCGGAACGAAATACGTTGGAGGTGCTTTGTGAAAGGTGTCAGCGTGACTCATGTGATAATCACGATGATACCAGCTTCGGACAAGGACGTAAAATCGATTATGTCCTCGTGCGAAAACTCGGGTGAAGATATTGTCAGATTGGgaaaaacgaacgaattgtTGGAGGCTTTGACACCGATACGCGAAATGATTGACGAACGAACGAGAGATTCTTTTTCGTCGGGAGACAGTCCGAGAAAATCCAAGATGTCGACGGACTTACGAATGAGTGATTTCGATTTGAATACTCCGAGTTTAACAACCACCGCCGAGAGCACTCCCAAAGTCGAAAGACGACGCAATGTTTTTCCGAGTAATGCTAAACCTCGCTTGATACTTCCGGTTTACGTTTACGATTGCTCGCTCTCCTTACTTATCGAAGTTCTCATTAACAAAGCAAGATCTTCGCGAATCAAGGACACTTACGAAGATCACACTTTCACCCTTGGTGAACAGGTTCGCGAAGATTATGTCAATCTCAAATCTGGAAATGACGTCAAACCTACGTCACCCGAACCGAAGAGCGAGGATTCCGACAATTTATCGAACG ATCAGCGAAGCCTCATGGAACACTGCAAGTTGCTCAGTCTCGCGCATTGCCATTGTTATGTGGTTGCCGTGTACAAATCGCTAGCCCTCCAATTGCCTCTTTCTTACGAGGACATGGAAGCTGCTGTTGAGCAGTGTGAAGAGGCTCTTATCGAGATAAATATAACGGATTACTTGCGCACAGTTTGCCGGCATCTTGGCAATTCGTCCAACACCGAATGGAGCACTAATCTTGGTAGTTCGATGTGCGTCGACGCTCAGCCACTGCACAATCTtataaaggaaaaatttcgacGAATTATTACCGTAGCTTTCGAGCCGGTTCCTGCTCATCCGGAGTTTTATTACTGCTCGCCGTCTCACAATTCTGACAGAATG GATCAGATGGAGTATCAGAGATCGGACAGCGAGGACGATCTCGAAGGATTCATGTTCCATTCGGAGACAAACGATTGCAAAATGGAAAATCCATCGGGCAAGGCGAATCAAGTGACGAACGCAACGTGGCCGGCGTCGAACGTAGCGCATGACGAAACAAAGAGGCCTTGCTACGATTCTACAGAATCGCTGATAAGTGATTTACGTGAGGACATAAATAGAACGAAGGAACAACCGCTTTTTTTACAACTGAGTTGTTCGGTACATGTGAGATCAACGCTTTCGAGTGTTCCCGTTAAATTGTTACCGACGTGCCTCACAGAAATTCGTCAATGTCTGGACGATTATTTGGATTGTAATTCAGACGATTTTAAGATCACTCTCGACATTATTTGTCTAAATTTACCGAAAGATGTTTTGGAGATTAATCTCGAGCGCGGGAACGGTCCACTGCGTACGACTTCTTTTCGCAGTTCTTCTCCAGCTGGCAGCGCTCGCACCGAGAGTGAAAGCAGTCCGGGAAACGATACCCAAAACTCCGAAAACGAACCCGCGAGAGAAAGAATCGATCATCTACCATTGCATCAACACCACGCCATCACAATCCTCACTTCCGAAATCGAGTGGCTTTTGAAAGATGAAATCGCCACTGCTCTCTTGGACAAATCGCCACCGAGCGAAGAAACCCTTAAATTCGTCGCCCAACACGTCTCTGATTCTAACGATCGCCCGAGTTGCCACAAGGATAAAGTTCCACTTCAATTTGTTTACTCGTCGAACAATAGCTCACCCAAATTTTACGAAGAACTCCAAAATCTGCGAATCGATCGTTACTCTATAAGACAAACATCTAACTTTTTCTATCTCATCAAAAATCCAGTCATTTCGGAAACCGGACCTTGCGAGGAATCAAGCGAGATTAGTAGAAACGAGAACGAGGAGCCGACGGGTAAAGAGGATAAAA CTGGTGGAATATTTTTGGATATGGATGATCCAACCAGCGTGTCTCATGACGCGAACAGTCGTACGAGCAAACAGGATTCTGGTGATCCGCCAGGCTGTAACTCTGAGATTTCGAGCATAGGAGACGGTCACCCCGGAACGGATGATGGCTATGAGGGTGACAGCAGTAATTCCGAGGACGATTGCAATTGGCTCGTAGATCTTGACGAACAAAGAACTCTTTTACCAAATTTCTGGCTGATTCTCCAGGTTAACAACGATAACGTTGACATTTACTTCCATTGCAG GTTTCTGGAATTCGTATCTTTGGAAGTGGACCGTTATCGTCAAGTACAAAAAATGGTTGTCGCCCAAATAACAGCGATATGTCGTCGAGTGAACCAATATTTGTTGCTGGAGAGTTTGAacgatacgaaaaattgcgatTCGTTATTGGAAGCTGAGTCTCCGGAGGATCCTTCGTGGCGAGGAGAATCAACGACCGAGTCGGCTGGACTAATTCCGAACAATGAGAACGCATCGAGCATGACACCAGGAATGTTTCGCTGTCCGAGCGTCTGGCAGGTGACATTTTGCCTGCATCCGCACTTGAAAACCGGACCTGGAAGGTCGGGTTTATCGAGAGGGATAAAAGCGTTGCACGGAGTGTTGAACCGTTTTTCGGTGAACAATCGAAGCAACATGTTCGTTTACCGGGAGAACAAGGCGAATGTTTTTTACCTGAGATTGCACGAGCAAACGAGCAATGGCAAACCATTGCAAAATAAATTGTCCGAGAGTGATGAACGTTTGATGGTATCGCGGAGTAGCAGCGTCGCGTCTCTGTCACAAGCTCGTGCAACGAGTCTTCGAGTTGACCAAACGAAAACAGCTGACACGAGGCCGAGAGTTCGTTCTTTCGGTGAGAAAGACTCGGATTATCTCAACAAGTCGGACGATTCAATCGTTCTCGTGGTCCATGGAATATCCGAACCTggattggaaataaaaaaagagctAATACAAGTTTTACAAAATCGTCTGGACGACGCAGTTCTCGAAGTCGTTTCGGTGATGCTGGCCAGGAATCCAATGTGCAAACTCACACCGGCTGACGTTCATTTCATTCAGAAACCATACAGATCACCTGAAAGTTACATTCAATTGTCTGTGCAACCTCATTGTTTGCCACACATGGACGCACTCGCTTACTACCTTCGACAAAATATCCTTCAGTTCTTGTACATTCCGAAGTACACGGATCCCCGAGCTCACTATCATTTACAAGATTATTCACAGCCGGAGGGTTCGAGTTTACGAGTCGtcgaaaacgatatttttctctACAATCAAAGCCACTCAAGCGGTAGTCGTGGAATCGCTTGTATAGCTCTCGCCATTGCTGATTCCTCCGTCGATCAATCACTCCgcgaaaaacgtgattttccaGCTTTCTTGAGGATTCAAGACTtcgagaaaatcgtttcgaccACGCCATACGAAGCtgaaaatcgttcatcttcaGTTCCCGGTGCACCGATCGAATTTCGTATCTGGAAACAGGGCCGAGTCAATTTGGACACTTTGGTTGATAAATTACGATCAGCCATAAAACATGCCACGTGGGATTTAATAACAGAGTACAATCTTTTGCCAACCGCTTTGActacgtcggaaaacgatgatgaaaaatgcGAAAGGGAGCTAAAAACTTCTGAGGAAAATACCTCGGGTGTGgttaatgaagaatttgataaTTACGAACTCGGAGAAGAAGGAAATTTGCACGAAATTTATCACATGACGATGGCACACTGGTTTCAGTTTGCTCTCGAAATGGGTGTGTCTTCGGTCAAAAAGCACAttgtcaattttcaaaatagacATTCTATTCCCACTATTCTCAAAGAACTTCAAAATCTCATTCGCACAAACGCTCCGGACACCGCAACACGAGCTTTTGTTCTTCGTACACGTCAACCATTCGTCCTCGATGAATTATTGCCCGCTGATGGATTACTGGCTTTCAATCCTACCGAGATATCTacagaaaatgatgaattacGTGCCACCGTTGTCACTACCGATGGCACCGTACAGCCTCTCGTTTACGTGCCTTGCAACCTGACCAAAGAGTCCACGGAAACTTACACAAAATCAATCATCGTAGCACGCAATTTTAATCAGTGGAAATCTACTTTCAGTAAAACTGTCGAGTCTGAAATACTCGTGCCGAaag ATCAAAAGTTACTACAAAAATTCAATCCACTGATACAGGAGTCGAAATATGTTCCGCGACAACGTCTTCTGCTAGCCAAAATCCAAAATGACAAT TTTGTTCTGTACATGTATAATTGGTCGAAGGAGAGATCGGAAAAGCTCATAAAACAAGCGACTAATTTGGGGACGTGGCTGTCCTCGAGGTCTACACTGTTGACGAATATAACTATGCAGAAATTGGGGATATTTCATCACCAGCCGGTACAGCAAACTTATCGACGAGATGAGAGCGGTTCGCAATATTGTCAGAATACAGATATTGAGAGTCTAGTGAAATTCACACATGTTTCATCCACCGATGGAAAAGAATGGTCAAGAGCTGCTAATCGTGGccaaaatttgacgaaaattgGCCCCCATCATCATTCTTGGGATCGAATTGCTGGACAATCGTTGAGAGATGCTAAACCCAATCCTCACTATCCTCAAAATGTTGATTCCGTTGTCAAAGCTGCTTATGATCTGCAGGATGTTCagcaacgtgaaaaaaaatcaaaag AGGAACTGACGAGACTATACGCAATGTGGCAAAGTCGAAGTTCAGGCCCCAATATACCAATATCATCGGTGAATTTGTGTGCGTTCAAGCAACATTCACGTTTGATTCATTATTGTCACACGCCACTGCTGTTTTTGCCTCAGTGGAGATTGCAATCGGCAGCTACGAGAGATCACTCCTTGACACCggtttcttcattatttccaTCGGCCCTCACGCAGCACCAATTGTCCCAACAAAGTCCTTGGAAAATGGAGCCTGGCTCGAGCAGCAAGGACAACATTTTAACCGCTTGGCATCAACAATTGTGCACCTCCATGCTTAACGAGTACAAACAGTACCTGCAAGTTCTGGGATTCAATCCTGTTCAGATAGACGAAGGACGACAAGA cGACACGGAGCCTAATCACAGTCAAAACTATTacctgaaaaaatcgatgctCGGTGGCGTTCTTCTATTCGAAATTCACCTCGCGGAGCCTTTTTTCATTGCGAAACTTCGTATCGTCGAATGTAGTAGGCTTCAAACGAAAGCCAGCAGTGCTCTAGTCAATCAG TTTATGCTGAGCTTCGTGGATGCCTGCGATAAAATAAAGGTCAATATGCATCTCCACTCGTTCACTTACGATTTTCATCTGCGCTGCATTCACTCGTACATCGCGGGCACGGGGCAATGGTCTCTGCAACAGGGATATCATCTCACACGATTTCTCGATGACTTTGTCAAATATTACAGCAAAGCACCGAATTATGCGAGAAATCTGGTTCACAGTG ACGTCATCACAGTGAGTAATTTGACAACGCCGGCTCAGACCCTCTACTCATACCTGCTCTCTCACGAGAAAACTTACGGAATGCAAGTATTTGGGATGGCTGAAGAATCGTTGGATTCTCGGGACAGCGAGTACGTTTTGGTGCGTTTGCAGAGCACATCTCTAGTCAGTTATTGCGACTCCCAGGACACAAAGTACACGGATGATTTCGACGTAGCGCTGATAGTTTCGCGGTTGGAGCAGCCAGcgcacatcgaaaaatcgGAGATAACTTTGAAGTACTATTTGATGCTGACGAGCAAGAGAGAATTATATCCAAAGAGGGAGGTGGAAAACAACAAACTGGGAAAGTTTCGTACGGTGTACAACGTCGAGAGGTCGGAAACGAGTTCCCAGAGCGACAGCGTTCCCGAGTATAATTCGAATTCGCAAGTTTGCCAAGGGGCACGAAAGAATTCGGTGATTGAGGGAAACTTGTCAGGACTGAATGAGGACAGTCAGGAATCAATCGATTCGACGAAGTGTGAAAACTCGTGGCCGGAAGACGAGAGAGATGGGGCTTGTCAATCCGTCGCTCCCACACCGCCGCCTGTGCCGAGTTCTCTCATTCAAAACACCGGGCCATCCGTGACTCCCGAAACTACGAGCTCCCCTCATCCAGGACAAATTCGCCAAGAATCCATCAATTATCTCGGCTATTATTCGTCCCACGAGCAACTAATGCAACAACTCATTACGACTCAAGCTCGCACAGCTCGTGATCATATCACTGATATGATTGAACGTGGCAGCTTACACTGTCGAACTCATTTGCTCTGGAATAAACTTTTGGAGAACAAATCGACCATGAATTACACCGAGTTTATGGAGCTTAGATCGCTCGCACGCGTCGAACCACTCTCGTCTATAGACTCGAGATTAAATCCTCTAGTTAATCAACCCATATCTTGGTACCAAGGCTTGGCCAAAGTTTTGCAAAACAAGTATCAGGAACACCACAAACAATTCAACAGTCCTGATGGCAGCGTCACTCATCATCTTATTCTCCATCCGAGTTACTTGCAAGCTTTTATGATGCTCACTATTGACCTTCAAACTTCGCGAGGA gAGCTTTACGCCGTGTATAGAAAATCTGCTGAAACGTCAATAACGCCTTTCAACGTAAACGAAGTGTACAGCTTAGTGGAAGGTTTCGTGAACGCCTGTTGTTTTCACTTGTGGATTGGCCTGTACAGTCAATAG